A genomic stretch from Candidatus Thiothrix anitrata includes:
- a CDS encoding EAL domain-containing protein, with protein sequence MRFAMPVLSLCVLIASLAWWLINTESRDPTVELSTVPSLLTASLPYVLLSMAVLQALSLLWSARHQWQTLSVSEQEGFALSNPVAATSAEQVNTEWVLDALAGGVVVVNLQGKVTYMNASAEKLTLWQRDKVIGEPVDKVLRLDDLQGNPIIQRAFDAHRAHPGHPLQFGQVKLHPRVGEAKFVELHTTCILDERKAVVFIFRDVTADRKVINRLYRQASRDALTDLMNRSSFEQYVEQLAHDTSSLLRTHVLASVDLDNFKIINDTCGHLAGDELLKQVAQIFRHSVRTSDKVARIGGDEFAVFLEGCSQDKGRGIMETILTELRNFRFSWEGRVFSIGASIGLLEFMPASHIQIKQLFADADRACYTAKALGRNQVFVHAGEGETEAISNQRVTDWGKLLKDAIREDRFMLFIQPIAPLSEGRADNIRQYEVLLRLPFRQTLLNPGSFLPMADRLDLMVSIDRWIIRKSLDVLAKCCVSAAGQVGEQTRLMINLSSHTVQDAECFAYVEQQIKRTGVDPSMICFEISESVAISNFVHSKRIMNALHSLGCHLVLDDFGSGFSSLNYLRELPLSYLKIDGNFVHNLVSNPVDAAMVKAVHEVGQVMNLLTIAELVEDAETLQHLRQIGVDFAQGYYCGRPVPLMQLCQQQEQRLQVVA encoded by the coding sequence ATGCGTTTTGCTATGCCAGTCCTATCGTTGTGCGTATTGATTGCCTCCTTGGCATGGTGGTTGATTAATACGGAATCACGAGATCCAACAGTGGAATTAAGCACAGTGCCTTCCTTATTGACGGCATCGTTACCCTACGTCTTATTGTCAATGGCAGTACTGCAAGCGTTGTCACTATTGTGGTCGGCACGCCATCAGTGGCAAACACTTTCGGTATCTGAACAGGAAGGTTTTGCTTTGTCTAACCCTGTCGCCGCAACATCAGCAGAGCAGGTGAATACTGAGTGGGTGTTAGACGCGCTTGCAGGCGGTGTGGTGGTCGTGAACTTGCAAGGTAAAGTGACTTACATGAACGCCAGTGCAGAAAAGCTAACATTGTGGCAGCGTGATAAGGTGATTGGGGAACCCGTAGATAAAGTGTTGCGTTTAGATGATTTGCAAGGTAATCCCATTATTCAGCGTGCTTTTGATGCCCATCGAGCGCATCCTGGACATCCGCTGCAATTTGGACAGGTGAAATTACATCCGCGTGTGGGCGAGGCGAAATTCGTGGAATTACATACCACCTGTATTTTAGATGAGCGTAAAGCGGTGGTATTTATTTTCCGTGATGTGACCGCTGACCGTAAGGTTATTAATCGTTTGTACCGTCAGGCATCACGCGATGCGTTAACTGATTTAATGAATCGCTCCAGTTTTGAACAATACGTGGAACAACTGGCACACGATACTTCCAGTTTGTTGCGTACTCATGTTTTAGCTAGTGTGGATTTGGATAATTTTAAGATTATCAATGATACCTGCGGGCATTTGGCCGGTGATGAATTGTTAAAGCAGGTTGCGCAAATATTCCGCCATTCGGTACGAACTTCGGATAAAGTGGCACGGATTGGTGGCGATGAATTTGCGGTGTTTCTGGAGGGCTGTAGCCAAGATAAGGGGCGCGGTATTATGGAAACTATTCTGACGGAATTGCGTAACTTTCGTTTTAGTTGGGAAGGCCGAGTGTTTTCCATTGGGGCGAGCATTGGTTTGTTGGAGTTTATGCCCGCATCCCATATCCAGATTAAACAGTTATTTGCTGATGCGGATCGTGCTTGTTATACGGCTAAAGCTTTGGGGCGTAATCAGGTATTTGTTCATGCTGGTGAGGGTGAAACCGAGGCTATTTCCAACCAACGCGTGACCGACTGGGGTAAATTGCTTAAGGATGCGATTCGTGAAGATCGCTTTATGTTATTTATTCAGCCGATTGCACCCCTGAGCGAAGGGCGTGCCGATAATATACGTCAATACGAGGTGTTGTTGCGTTTGCCGTTCCGCCAGACATTGCTGAATCCGGGTAGTTTTCTGCCAATGGCTGACCGGTTAGACTTGATGGTGAGTATTGATCGTTGGATTATCCGTAAGTCATTGGATGTCTTAGCCAAGTGTTGCGTATCTGCGGCAGGTCAGGTAGGTGAGCAAACGCGCTTAATGATTAATTTATCTTCGCATACAGTACAGGATGCTGAATGTTTTGCGTATGTTGAGCAACAAATCAAACGCACGGGGGTTGATCCTAGCATGATTTGTTTTGAGATTTCCGAGTCCGTGGCGATCAGTAATTTTGTGCACTCGAAGCGTATTATGAATGCATTACACAGTTTAGGGTGTCATTTAGTACTGGATGATTTCGGAAGTGGTTTCTCATCCCTTAATTATTTGCGGGAATTGCCACTGAGCTACCTGAAAATTGATGGCAACTTTGTGCACAATTTAGTTTCCAACCCCGTGGATGCGGCAATGGTTAAAGCGGTACACGAAGTCGGACAGGTGATGAATTTGTTGACCATCGCGGAGTTGGTGGAAGATGCGGAAACTTTGCAGCACTTGCGACAAATTGGTGTGGATTTCGCTCAAGGCTATTATTGTGGGCGACCTGTACCGTTGATGCAGCTATGTCAGCAACAGGAACAACGTTTGCAAGTGGTGGCATGA
- a CDS encoding DUF533 domain-containing protein, translating into MDMRSLLDQLLHSGKDLAQKGQVFAEQKLGIPEEGERRDSMLSGMKTGAAAAGALAVLLGTQTGRRVTGAAVKVGGLAALGGLAYQMYRQWETSNAASTSAEAVTDTQTSPEILLTAMIAAAKADGHVDSAEMTTIRQKLSELALDGDVNDMILTELTKPLDAASIAALAEGNVAIATEIYLVSAAIIDVANDAEQAYLADLRAALALPEGI; encoded by the coding sequence ATGGATATGAGAAGTTTATTGGATCAATTATTGCACTCAGGTAAGGATTTGGCACAAAAAGGACAGGTTTTCGCTGAGCAGAAATTAGGTATTCCTGAAGAAGGCGAGAGACGCGATTCCATGCTGTCAGGGATGAAAACTGGGGCGGCGGCGGCAGGTGCTTTAGCCGTATTGCTTGGTACGCAAACCGGGCGGCGTGTGACGGGTGCAGCGGTTAAAGTCGGTGGTCTTGCGGCTTTGGGTGGTTTGGCGTATCAAATGTACCGCCAATGGGAAACATCGAATGCTGCGTCAACGTCTGCGGAAGCCGTTACTGACACACAAACCAGCCCGGAAATTTTGTTAACGGCGATGATTGCGGCAGCTAAAGCCGATGGTCATGTGGATTCCGCCGAAATGACAACCATCCGTCAAAAGCTGTCCGAGTTAGCCTTGGATGGTGACGTCAATGATATGATTTTGACCGAGCTTACCAAACCGCTGGATGCTGCAAGTATTGCGGCATTAGCTGAGGGCAATGTGGCAATCGCTACCGAAATTTATTTGGTTTCTGCGGCGATTATTGATGTTGCCAATGATGCAGAACAAGCGTATCTGGCAGACTTGCGTGCAGCACTAGCGTTGCCAGAAGGCATTTAA
- the groES gene encoding co-chaperone GroES: protein MNIRPLHDRVVVRRMEEERKTASGIIIPDNATEKPDRGEVLAVGPGKVGDDNERIALQVKVGDKVLFGKYAGTAVKMDGQEVLIMREEDLLAIIEG from the coding sequence ATGAATATCCGTCCATTACATGACCGCGTTGTAGTACGCCGTATGGAAGAAGAGCGCAAAACTGCCAGCGGCATCATCATTCCTGACAATGCTACTGAAAAGCCTGATCGCGGCGAAGTCCTCGCGGTAGGCCCCGGCAAAGTAGGCGATGACAATGAGCGTATCGCGCTGCAAGTAAAAGTCGGTGACAAAGTTCTGTTCGGTAAATACGCCGGTACAGCAGTAAAAATGGATGGTCAAGAAGTCTTGATCATGCGCGAAGAAGACCTGCTGGCGATTATCGAAGGCTAA
- a CDS encoding AI-2E family transporter — MIWSSGRWFWLAIGLVAVALLYLLAPILMPFLVAALLAYLGDPLVDRLESWKLSRTLSVTIVFLSISLLVLLCFLFLIPVLETQIQRFFDKIPQYLEWGAMVLAPYLQEHFGVNPSVLEVERLKGVITSHWKETGSLIRNAVQAVSHSGFVVLGWVANLALIPIITFYLLRDWDHLVRYIDDLLPRNIQPLVARLARESDEVLGAFLRGQLLVMLALSVIYSIGLSLIGLEFALLIGLIAGVVSFVPYLGLIVGVGIAGIAVLFQMPNDIFMLFWVFAVFGVAQLIEGTVLTPLLVGERIGLHPVAVIFAVLAGGQLFGFMGILLALPVAAVLAVILRYIHDTYKESHIYGVDVGLLDMPQPLADKVADTEKMP; from the coding sequence ATGATCTGGAGTAGTGGCCGGTGGTTTTGGTTGGCGATAGGCTTAGTGGCTGTTGCCTTGCTGTATTTGTTAGCACCCATTTTAATGCCATTTCTGGTGGCCGCATTGCTGGCCTATCTAGGCGATCCTTTGGTGGATCGTCTGGAATCTTGGAAATTGTCGCGCACGTTGTCGGTAACGATCGTTTTCTTAAGCATTTCTTTGTTGGTGTTGTTGTGCTTTTTATTCTTAATACCGGTATTGGAAACCCAAATACAACGTTTTTTCGATAAGATTCCGCAGTATTTGGAGTGGGGGGCGATGGTACTGGCTCCTTATTTACAGGAGCATTTTGGGGTGAATCCCAGTGTTTTGGAAGTTGAGCGTCTTAAAGGGGTGATTACGTCTCACTGGAAAGAAACCGGTAGCTTGATTCGTAATGCAGTGCAGGCGGTTTCACATTCGGGCTTTGTGGTATTGGGATGGGTGGCTAATTTAGCGTTGATTCCGATTATTACGTTTTATTTGTTGCGTGATTGGGATCATTTGGTGCGTTATATTGATGATTTATTACCACGAAATATACAGCCTTTGGTGGCACGCTTGGCACGCGAGTCTGATGAGGTGTTGGGGGCTTTCTTACGTGGGCAATTATTAGTGATGTTGGCGTTGTCGGTCATTTACTCAATTGGTTTGAGTTTGATTGGCTTGGAATTCGCTTTGTTGATTGGTTTGATTGCCGGTGTGGTGAGTTTTGTGCCGTATTTAGGGCTTATTGTGGGCGTGGGAATTGCCGGAATTGCGGTGTTATTTCAGATGCCTAACGATATTTTCATGTTGTTTTGGGTGTTTGCGGTGTTTGGGGTGGCGCAACTGATTGAAGGCACAGTGCTGACACCGTTATTAGTGGGTGAGCGTATTGGTTTGCACCCGGTAGCGGTAATTTTTGCAGTATTGGCTGGTGGGCAGTTATTTGGCTTTATGGGTATTTTATTGGCTTTGCCGGTGGCGGCAGTATTGGCGGTGATTCTACGTTATATACATGATACGTATAAGGAAAGTCATATTTATGGGGTCGATGTAGGCTTGCTGGATATGCCCCAGCCGCTAGCCGATAAGGTTGCTGACACTGAGAAAATGCCATGA
- a CDS encoding FxsA family protein has protein sequence MPVFAVLLLLIPLIEIWLLIEIGGALGAFPTFLLLIASTVLGIALLRRLGFSTLMRAQRNINAGEMPAQALLEGSFIALGGILFLIPGFFTDVLGLLLVLPPTRYLLLKFVLKRGLVVRGGFQQTTTTRSTQHPRDIEGEVVSRHEHAEKISSDRP, from the coding sequence ATGCCTGTTTTTGCCGTTCTGTTGCTCCTTATCCCATTGATTGAAATTTGGTTATTGATTGAAATCGGTGGAGCACTGGGGGCATTCCCCACCTTTTTACTGCTAATTGCCAGCACTGTGCTGGGGATTGCGCTGTTGCGTCGTTTGGGGTTTTCCACCTTGATGCGGGCGCAACGCAATATCAATGCCGGTGAGATGCCCGCTCAAGCCTTATTAGAAGGAAGCTTTATCGCTTTGGGTGGCATTTTGTTTCTGATTCCGGGATTTTTTACCGATGTTTTAGGGTTGCTATTGGTACTGCCGCCGACACGTTACCTGCTACTGAAATTCGTGCTCAAGCGTGGTTTGGTGGTGCGTGGTGGTTTTCAGCAAACGACGACTACCCGTTCTACACAGCATCCGCGTGATATTGAGGGTGAAGTTGTCAGCCGTCATGAACACGCCGAAAAAATTTCGTCTGACCGCCCTTGA
- the dsbD gene encoding protein-disulfide reductase DsbD — MRKLFCFLLLLVTTQAHALKQEPLLPDQAFQFKAEVVSPTTIKATWDIAEGHYLARQFFKFETETEGVSLTAPVIPAGEPKEDATLGKQEIYRDKLELEIPVERGDLAQAVQLALKVRYQGCSDAGLCYPPIRKTADLQLAAENTGDIPVIAKAETNPSVPAAEAEPKVSGLPAIFKNTGKQTANNVLPVDDAFAFDITAIDQGTFKATWIVQPKHHLYRPKITFSLKEPQEGVTLGKPVFPIGKQVKDEYFGTIEVYDSDIEVKVPFQTATAIEKLVVTTQYQGCSDTTGVCYPPVKKTNELNLTGLPAAQPITLSDATTTTDTKLNEQDALAQRLEGSSFFQKILIMFIAGLLLAFTPCIFPMIPILSGIIAGSGNTSSRKAFFLSLTYVLAGAFAYAVIGFVFGFFGQNLQTVLQNPVAIGLMSLLFVLLALSMFGFYDLQLPNNIQSRLSEISNKQESGSFVGAAIMGFLSTLIVGPCAGPVIAGALTYIAQSKDAVLGASALFSMGIGIGIPLLLIGMSAGHLLPRAGAWMDTVKAVFGIIMLGIAIYMLSRIVPLEVTMALTGILLVSSGVYMGALEKTNEEAGGWGRFWKSTGMIQLFYGALILLGLAAGSQNLLQPLKGVFGSTIITNGETPASQGLQFQAIKGIDGLNVALATAKAENRPVMLDFTADFCVSCAKMERTTFKSADVVNAFGNTLLLKADVSKQDDADVALQKKFDVIGPPAFIFFNNRGEEMRPLRLVGEMDAESLTKHAKQFMQQATKL; from the coding sequence ATGAGAAAACTGTTCTGCTTTCTGCTTTTGCTTGTTACCACACAAGCCCATGCACTCAAGCAGGAGCCGCTACTGCCAGACCAAGCCTTTCAATTTAAGGCTGAAGTAGTTTCCCCTACCACGATTAAAGCTACTTGGGATATTGCCGAAGGGCACTATTTGGCTCGTCAGTTTTTTAAATTTGAAACTGAAACAGAGGGAGTAAGCCTGACTGCACCGGTTATCCCGGCTGGTGAGCCTAAAGAAGATGCCACCTTAGGTAAGCAGGAGATTTACCGTGACAAGCTGGAGCTTGAAATTCCGGTTGAGCGCGGTGATTTAGCGCAGGCCGTACAACTGGCTTTGAAAGTCCGTTATCAGGGCTGTTCTGACGCAGGATTGTGTTACCCGCCAATACGTAAAACCGCAGATTTACAACTTGCTGCCGAAAACACCGGCGACATACCTGTTATCGCCAAAGCTGAAACCAATCCATCAGTGCCCGCTGCGGAAGCAGAACCAAAAGTATCAGGATTACCCGCTATTTTCAAAAATACGGGGAAGCAGACTGCTAACAATGTGCTGCCGGTTGACGATGCATTCGCCTTCGACATTACCGCAATCGACCAAGGTACATTCAAAGCCACTTGGATCGTACAACCAAAACACCATCTGTATCGCCCTAAAATCACCTTTAGTCTAAAAGAACCTCAGGAAGGCGTAACCCTAGGTAAACCCGTCTTTCCCATTGGCAAACAAGTAAAAGACGAATATTTCGGTACAATTGAAGTTTACGACAGCGATATTGAAGTCAAAGTCCCCTTTCAGACAGCAACAGCTATAGAAAAACTAGTTGTCACCACTCAATATCAGGGCTGCTCTGACACCACAGGTGTGTGTTACCCTCCCGTCAAAAAAACCAATGAGTTAAATCTGACAGGGTTACCAGCGGCACAACCAATAACGCTCAGTGACGCAACAACGACCACCGACACCAAACTCAATGAACAAGATGCGCTGGCGCAACGCTTAGAAGGCAGCAGCTTCTTCCAAAAGATTTTGATCATGTTCATTGCGGGTTTACTATTGGCATTCACACCCTGCATTTTCCCAATGATTCCCATTTTATCGGGAATTATTGCAGGATCTGGCAATACGAGTTCGCGTAAAGCATTTTTCCTATCATTAACCTACGTTTTAGCCGGTGCGTTCGCCTACGCAGTCATTGGTTTTGTATTTGGGTTTTTTGGACAAAACCTGCAAACCGTTTTACAAAACCCCGTTGCTATCGGCTTGATGAGCCTACTTTTCGTATTATTAGCATTGTCAATGTTTGGCTTTTACGATTTACAACTGCCCAACAATATTCAAAGCCGTTTGAGCGAAATCAGCAATAAACAAGAAAGTGGTAGCTTTGTCGGGGCTGCAATCATGGGTTTCCTTTCCACCCTGATAGTTGGGCCTTGCGCAGGCCCTGTTATTGCAGGTGCACTGACTTATATTGCACAAAGTAAAGATGCGGTATTAGGTGCTTCCGCACTATTTTCAATGGGTATTGGTATTGGTATCCCATTACTGCTAATTGGCATGTCAGCAGGACATTTATTACCCCGTGCGGGTGCTTGGATGGATACGGTTAAAGCCGTCTTCGGGATTATCATGCTGGGCATTGCAATTTATATGCTAAGCCGCATTGTACCACTTGAAGTTACCATGGCTCTTACCGGTATTCTCTTAGTGTCTTCCGGTGTTTACATGGGAGCCTTAGAAAAAACCAACGAAGAAGCCGGTGGTTGGGGACGTTTCTGGAAAAGCACCGGTATGATTCAACTATTCTACGGTGCGTTGATTCTGCTTGGTTTAGCAGCTGGCAGCCAAAACCTGTTACAACCGCTCAAAGGCGTTTTCGGTAGCACGATTATCACCAACGGTGAAACACCAGCATCGCAAGGTCTACAATTTCAAGCCATTAAAGGCATTGATGGCTTAAACGTCGCCTTAGCTACTGCCAAAGCAGAGAATCGTCCTGTAATGCTAGACTTCACTGCCGACTTCTGCGTCAGTTGTGCAAAAATGGAAAGAACCACGTTCAAATCCGCTGATGTCGTGAATGCTTTCGGTAACACGTTATTGCTGAAGGCGGATGTCAGCAAGCAAGATGATGCTGATGTCGCCTTGCAAAAAAAGTTTGATGTAATTGGCCCGCCTGCATTTATTTTCTTCAATAATCGTGGCGAAGAAATGCGTCCTCTGCGTTTAGTAGGAGAAATGGATGCAGAAAGTCTAACCAAACACGCCAAGCAATTCATGCAGCAGGCCACAAAACTCTAA
- a CDS encoding PA3496 family putative envelope integrity protein translates to MRDTNEYEIEREDESFIIDKVATAPASSDSTKRVKPHVIRRNVEDYLERKALERRLKDVFDDYF, encoded by the coding sequence ATGCGTGATACTAACGAATACGAAATTGAGCGGGAAGATGAGTCATTCATTATCGACAAAGTTGCCACAGCACCTGCGTCTTCTGACAGTACTAAGCGTGTCAAGCCGCACGTCATTCGACGCAATGTCGAGGATTACCTAGAGCGCAAAGCCCTAGAACGACGCTTAAAGGACGTTTTCGACGATTATTTTTAA
- a CDS encoding H-NS histone family protein, translating into MAIPDISQFSVAELEALKGSIDSVIGDRRQAELENMYATFEEMAEAAGFTLEEVMQARVTKKRVVQPKYRNPNNPLQVWSGRGRKPAWVEAYTSTGGELSDCLI; encoded by the coding sequence ATGGCTATCCCAGATATTTCCCAATTCAGCGTTGCCGAACTCGAAGCTCTTAAAGGCAGTATTGACAGTGTTATTGGCGATCGTCGCCAAGCAGAACTCGAAAATATGTATGCAACTTTTGAAGAGATGGCAGAAGCGGCCGGTTTTACTTTGGAAGAAGTGATGCAAGCACGTGTTACTAAAAAACGTGTGGTACAGCCTAAATACCGCAATCCAAATAATCCACTGCAAGTTTGGAGCGGACGCGGTCGTAAACCAGCATGGGTTGAAGCTTATACATCTACTGGTGGTGAATTATCGGATTGCTTAATCTAA
- a CDS encoding CDP-alcohol phosphatidyltransferase family protein, with protein sequence MREQIPNIITLIRIASIVPICWLLWRNDYALALILLVLAGLSDALDGFLARRYGWLTRLGAMLDPIADKLFVMAVFIVFGLKGALPWWLIGLVIGRDVVIVLGAMACRLLRGRLEICPLMISKLNTGLQVFLLAIMLLHVALYPLPWWITSGLQWGVAVTTVLSGAAYMILWGRYAFAKE encoded by the coding sequence GTGCGGGAACAAATTCCAAATATCATCACCCTGATTCGTATTGCGTCGATTGTGCCGATTTGTTGGCTATTGTGGCGTAATGATTATGCTTTGGCTTTAATTTTGCTGGTTTTAGCGGGTTTATCGGATGCGCTGGATGGTTTTTTAGCACGCCGTTACGGTTGGTTGACGCGCTTGGGTGCAATGCTTGACCCGATTGCGGATAAATTATTTGTCATGGCAGTATTTATTGTGTTCGGCTTAAAGGGTGCTTTACCTTGGTGGTTGATTGGGTTGGTTATTGGGCGTGATGTGGTGATTGTGCTAGGTGCAATGGCGTGCCGTTTGTTGCGTGGTCGCTTGGAAATTTGCCCTTTAATGATCAGTAAGCTTAATACTGGCTTACAAGTTTTCTTGTTAGCTATCATGCTGTTACATGTTGCATTATACCCGTTGCCTTGGTGGATCACGAGCGGACTGCAATGGGGTGTTGCGGTAACCACGGTGTTAAGCGGCGCGGCTTACATGATTTTATGGGGGCGTTATGCGTTCGCAAAGGAGTAA
- the groL gene encoding chaperonin GroEL (60 kDa chaperone family; promotes refolding of misfolded polypeptides especially under stressful conditions; forms two stacked rings of heptamers to form a barrel-shaped 14mer; ends can be capped by GroES; misfolded proteins enter the barrel where they are refolded when GroES binds), translating into MSAKEVRFGDDARVRMVRGINVLANAVKVTLGPKGRNVVLEKSFGAPTVTKDGVSVAKEIELEDKFENMGAQLVKEVSSKTSDAAGDGTTTATVLAQAIVREGMKAVTAGMNPMDLKRGIDKAVIAAVEQLHNMSKPCADSNAIAQVGSISANSDEAIGNIIATAMDKVGKEGVITVEEGSGLDNELDVVEGMQFDRGYLSPYFVNNQQSMSAELESPFVLLYDKKISNIRELLPALEGAAKAGKPLMIIAEDIEGEALATLVVNNIRGIVKVAAVKAPGFGDRRKAMLQDIAILTGGTVISEEVGLALDKVTLDDLGQAKRINVSKDNTTIIDGAGSPDDIKARVDQVRSQIETTSSDYDREKLQERVAKLAGGVAVIKVGAATEVEMKEKKARVEDALHATRAAVEEGVVPGGGVALVRALQGIAGLKGENHEQDVGIQIAMRAMEEPLRQICSNAGDEPSVVLNAVKAGEGNYGYNARTSEYGDMIAMGILDPTKVTRTALQNAASVSGLIITTEAMVAELPKKDGGAAMPDMGGMGGMGGMMRRKIRESPAGRGFLLSVICLNQDLQD; encoded by the coding sequence ATGAGTGCTAAAGAAGTACGTTTTGGTGATGACGCTCGCGTTCGCATGGTTCGCGGCATTAATGTTCTGGCAAACGCTGTAAAAGTTACACTGGGTCCTAAAGGTCGTAACGTCGTGCTGGAAAAATCTTTCGGCGCACCGACTGTGACCAAAGACGGCGTTTCTGTTGCCAAAGAAATTGAATTGGAAGACAAATTCGAGAACATGGGCGCACAGTTGGTTAAAGAAGTTTCAAGTAAGACTTCTGACGCGGCGGGTGACGGTACTACCACTGCAACCGTTCTGGCACAAGCTATCGTGCGTGAAGGCATGAAAGCGGTCACAGCGGGCATGAACCCAATGGATCTGAAACGCGGTATCGACAAAGCGGTTATCGCTGCGGTTGAGCAACTGCACAACATGTCTAAGCCTTGCGCTGACAGCAATGCGATTGCCCAAGTGGGTAGCATTTCTGCCAACTCCGATGAAGCCATCGGTAACATCATTGCTACTGCAATGGACAAAGTAGGCAAAGAAGGCGTTATCACCGTTGAAGAAGGCTCAGGTCTGGACAACGAACTGGACGTGGTTGAAGGGATGCAATTCGACCGTGGCTACCTGTCCCCATACTTTGTGAACAACCAACAAAGCATGTCTGCTGAACTGGAAAGCCCATTCGTACTGTTGTACGACAAGAAAATTTCCAACATCCGTGAATTGCTGCCAGCCCTCGAAGGCGCGGCTAAAGCAGGCAAGCCACTGATGATCATCGCTGAAGACATCGAAGGCGAAGCACTGGCGACACTGGTTGTGAACAACATCCGTGGTATCGTGAAAGTGGCTGCGGTTAAAGCACCTGGCTTCGGCGACCGTCGTAAAGCCATGTTGCAAGACATCGCTATCCTGACTGGCGGTACTGTGATTTCTGAAGAAGTCGGTTTGGCTTTGGATAAAGTCACGCTGGACGATCTGGGTCAAGCCAAGCGCATCAACGTCAGCAAAGACAACACCACTATTATTGATGGCGCGGGTTCACCTGACGACATTAAAGCGCGTGTTGACCAAGTGCGTTCACAAATCGAAACCACTTCATCTGACTACGACCGTGAAAAACTGCAAGAGCGCGTTGCCAAATTGGCAGGCGGCGTAGCGGTTATCAAAGTCGGTGCGGCAACTGAAGTCGAAATGAAAGAAAAGAAAGCCCGCGTAGAAGACGCGCTGCACGCTACCCGCGCTGCGGTTGAAGAAGGCGTGGTTCCTGGCGGTGGTGTTGCACTGGTTCGTGCCCTGCAAGGCATTGCTGGCTTGAAAGGCGAAAACCACGAGCAAGACGTGGGCATCCAAATCGCCATGCGTGCGATGGAAGAGCCACTGCGCCAAATCTGCTCTAACGCAGGTGATGAGCCGTCTGTGGTGCTGAACGCTGTGAAAGCGGGCGAAGGTAACTACGGTTACAACGCACGTACTTCCGAGTACGGCGACATGATCGCAATGGGTATCCTTGACCCAACTAAAGTTACCCGTACTGCATTGCAGAACGCGGCATCTGTTTCTGGCTTGATCATCACGACCGAAGCAATGGTCGCTGAACTGCCGAAGAAAGATGGCGGAGCTGCAATGCCTGATATGGGCGGCATGGGTGGTATGGGCGGCATGATGAGGAGGAAGATAAGAGAAAGCCCCGCTGGTCGGGGTTTTCTTTTGTCTGTTATTTGTCTGAACCAGGATTTACAAGAT
- the hda gene encoding DnaA regulatory inactivator Hda gives MIQQQLTLNVGIRDGHRFSSFFVTPENAELLGILKRGFEQHFPQIFLWGDSLAGKSHLLQACCENYYQQGLMAAYFPMKTCAQYGLRMLAGLENKHLVVIDELDAVIGQRDWEEALMHLINACRANKQPLLFAARRSPREMVCALPDFASRLLWGPDYRVHVMSEAQCMQAMAWRAHQRGFELPSHVVKYIQRHYPHDIKTLMTMLNRLDAASLIKGRKVTREFIREVMQDSIPLA, from the coding sequence ATGATACAGCAGCAGTTGACGCTGAATGTTGGGATTCGGGACGGGCATCGCTTCAGTTCATTTTTTGTTACCCCTGAAAATGCTGAATTGCTGGGTATTTTAAAACGCGGTTTTGAGCAGCATTTTCCGCAGATTTTTTTGTGGGGGGATAGCTTGGCGGGCAAGTCGCATTTGTTACAGGCCTGCTGTGAAAATTATTACCAGCAAGGTTTGATGGCTGCGTATTTTCCAATGAAAACCTGTGCGCAATACGGCTTGCGGATGCTCGCTGGTTTGGAAAATAAGCATTTGGTGGTGATCGACGAATTAGATGCAGTGATTGGGCAGCGTGATTGGGAAGAAGCCTTGATGCACTTGATTAATGCGTGTCGTGCAAATAAGCAGCCTTTGTTGTTTGCAGCTCGCCGTAGTCCACGTGAAATGGTGTGTGCGCTCCCCGATTTTGCGTCACGTTTATTGTGGGGGCCGGATTACCGGGTGCATGTGATGAGTGAAGCACAATGTATGCAGGCAATGGCGTGGCGGGCGCATCAACGCGGCTTTGAATTGCCGAGTCATGTGGTGAAATACATTCAACGCCATTACCCGCACGATATTAAAACACTCATGACAATGTTGAACCGTTTAGATGCGGCAAGTTTAATCAAGGGGCGCAAGGTGACGCGGGAATTTATCCGTGAAGTTATGCAGGATTCCATACCGCTTGCCTAG